The following are from one region of the Noviherbaspirillum sedimenti genome:
- a CDS encoding bacteriohemerythrin, translated as MSFHFWLSKISSGATYMDALHHDVMVALMRLSTGVDREFREGYDTLLHKVERIFRAEERWMEEIGFPELKHHREQHASILSDLLHGRARIAGGDTQFGRHIIENLLPEWLLLHSSTMDSALARELRVATLAH; from the coding sequence ATGTCATTTCATTTTTGGCTGTCTAAAATCTCTTCTGGCGCGACCTACATGGATGCCTTGCATCATGATGTTATGGTGGCCTTGATGCGGCTGAGTACGGGAGTGGATCGGGAATTCCGCGAAGGCTACGATACCTTGTTGCACAAGGTGGAACGCATCTTCCGCGCGGAAGAGCGCTGGATGGAGGAAATCGGCTTTCCAGAATTAAAACACCACCGAGAGCAGCATGCCAGCATCCTGAGCGACCTGCTTCACGGCCGCGCGAGGATTGCTGGAGGTGACACCCAGTTCGGACGCCATATCATTGAAAATTTACTGCCGGAATGGCTACTTCTTCATTCGTCGACCATGGATAGCGCACTCGCCAGGGAATTGCGGGTGGCGACGCTGGCGCACTAG
- the apaG gene encoding Co2+/Mg2+ efflux protein ApaG has product MASYEMTVSVRTRHLEDQSEPDRSKYAFAYAITIKNTGTVAAQLISRHWVITDATNQIEEVRGLGVVGQQPLLQPGEQFEYTSGATLKTPQGSMAGEYFCVAEDGEQFTVKIPEFVLSLPRTLH; this is encoded by the coding sequence ATGGCATCTTATGAAATGACGGTATCGGTGCGCACGCGCCACCTGGAAGACCAGTCCGAACCCGACCGTTCCAAATACGCGTTCGCCTATGCGATCACGATCAAAAACACCGGCACGGTAGCGGCTCAGCTGATTTCCCGTCACTGGGTCATCACCGACGCCACCAACCAGATCGAAGAAGTGCGCGGACTCGGCGTCGTCGGCCAGCAGCCCTTGCTGCAGCCGGGCGAACAATTCGAATACACCAGCGGCGCCACCCTCAAAACCCCGCAAGGCTCAATGGCCGGCGAATATTTTTGCGTTGCCGAAGACGGCGAGCAATTCACCGTCAAGATTCCTGAATTTGTTTTATCCTTGCCGCGCACCTTGCACTGA
- a CDS encoding murein transglycosylase A: protein MKYNRLSLLVSTFCVAFGLLACTTVPPETRPGLPEPVPAKPVPVETLKPVAFADLPGWQEDDLRQAWPAFLVSCQVLIKKPDWKEPCEIARDVNAADANAIRVFLESFLVPHRVANADGSENGMMTGYYEPLLRGARKRGGPYQTPLHGVPDDLLVIDMGTLYPELKNMRLRGKVIGRKVVPYLSRGGMEQANSLSGKELLWVDDPVEAFFLQVQGSGRVQLADSKETVRVAYADQNGHPYKSIGRYLVDKGEMTLAQASAQSIKAWVAANPARRQEVLNANPSYVFFREEKLPDPQLGPKGALGVPLTSQRSIAVDPQFIPLGAPVFLATTRPNSGQSLQRLMLAQDTGGAIRGAVRADFFWGYGAAAGESAGKMKQAGRMWVLLPKMPAAR, encoded by the coding sequence ATGAAATATAACCGTCTCAGTTTACTCGTATCCACGTTTTGCGTCGCCTTCGGCTTGCTGGCGTGCACCACTGTTCCGCCCGAAACCCGGCCGGGGTTGCCTGAGCCTGTGCCGGCCAAGCCGGTTCCAGTCGAAACCCTCAAGCCGGTCGCCTTTGCCGATCTGCCGGGCTGGCAAGAGGACGATTTGCGCCAGGCCTGGCCGGCTTTCCTGGTTTCGTGCCAGGTCCTGATTAAAAAACCCGACTGGAAAGAGCCTTGCGAAATCGCCCGCGACGTCAATGCGGCCGATGCCAATGCCATCCGCGTATTCCTGGAGAGTTTCCTGGTGCCGCACCGGGTTGCCAACGCCGATGGCAGCGAAAATGGCATGATGACAGGTTATTACGAACCGCTGTTGCGCGGTGCCCGCAAGCGAGGCGGACCCTATCAGACGCCGCTGCATGGCGTGCCGGATGATTTGCTGGTGATCGATATGGGGACGCTTTATCCGGAATTGAAAAACATGCGCCTGCGCGGCAAGGTGATCGGGCGCAAGGTCGTCCCGTATCTTTCGCGCGGGGGCATGGAACAAGCCAATTCCCTGTCCGGTAAGGAATTGCTCTGGGTCGATGACCCGGTGGAAGCCTTCTTCCTGCAGGTTCAGGGATCTGGTCGTGTCCAGTTGGCCGATAGCAAGGAAACCGTACGGGTGGCCTATGCCGACCAAAACGGCCATCCCTATAAATCGATTGGCCGTTACCTGGTCGACAAAGGTGAAATGACGCTCGCCCAAGCCTCGGCGCAAAGCATCAAGGCCTGGGTTGCTGCCAACCCGGCGCGCCGACAGGAAGTGCTGAATGCAAATCCCAGCTATGTCTTTTTCAGGGAAGAAAAGCTGCCTGACCCGCAGCTGGGGCCAAAGGGCGCGTTGGGTGTGCCGCTCACCTCGCAGCGCTCGATCGCTGTCGATCCGCAATTCATTCCCCTTGGCGCGCCGGTCTTCCTGGCAACTACCCGGCCGAATTCCGGCCAGTCGTTACAGCGCCTGATGCTGGCACAAGATACTGGCGGCGCGATCCGTGGTGCAGTGCGCGCCGATTTTTTCTGGGGTTATGGTGCTGCGGCTGGTGAGAGTGCGGGGAAAATGAAGCAGGCTGGCCGGATGTGGGTGCTCTTGCCAAAAATGCCAGCTGCGCGCTGA
- a CDS encoding porin: MKNSLLALTILGTCATTVQAQSNLTIGGVLQANVKNYKISSTTRQTSNELRIDDDYASRFWLSGTEDLGGGLKALFYVENRFNTDVGTAQAATGNGLGNGETYVGMKGHWGQVTAGKHSWMSTQGLTTEYVSASGNLLAVPTSMLATYSILNQAVGNLDTTRRANSVTYRSPVISGFSGMVGISTASAANEGTVNGRNDYSDGREYFLQGAYANGPLALALAYRDFTAEGRGSFVTNAGVTAFVPGTDDKQLRFTGSYKFGSLKLGMMADRATREAVGGSKSSRTAWSIPVSYAIGNGTILGSVTKAGDLSVGHAGLAASTGNDSGAKMYTVGYDQALSKRTNVGVYYSRLDNDANGVYQPFNAGTSFTGSSLVAGETASTFALGVKHTF, encoded by the coding sequence ATGAAAAATTCACTACTTGCGCTCACCATCCTGGGCACTTGCGCGACAACTGTTCAAGCACAGAGCAATCTTACGATCGGCGGCGTACTTCAAGCCAATGTGAAGAACTACAAGATCAGCAGCACTACTCGCCAAACCAGCAACGAACTGCGCATTGACGACGACTACGCTTCGCGCTTCTGGCTGTCCGGTACTGAAGATCTGGGCGGCGGTCTGAAAGCCCTGTTCTACGTGGAAAACCGTTTCAACACCGACGTTGGCACTGCTCAAGCAGCTACCGGCAACGGCCTGGGCAATGGCGAAACTTACGTCGGCATGAAAGGCCACTGGGGGCAAGTCACTGCCGGCAAGCATTCATGGATGTCAACCCAGGGCTTGACTACAGAGTATGTGTCCGCCTCCGGCAACTTGCTCGCCGTGCCGACCAGCATGCTTGCAACCTACTCCATTCTGAATCAGGCGGTCGGCAATCTGGATACCACTCGTCGCGCCAATTCGGTCACTTACCGTTCGCCGGTCATTAGCGGCTTCAGCGGTATGGTCGGCATATCCACTGCCAGCGCTGCCAATGAAGGCACCGTTAACGGCAGGAACGATTACAGTGATGGCCGCGAATACTTCCTGCAAGGTGCCTACGCCAACGGCCCGCTGGCGTTAGCGCTGGCGTATCGCGACTTCACTGCGGAAGGGCGGGGCTCCTTCGTCACGAATGCCGGCGTCACGGCCTTTGTTCCCGGCACCGATGACAAGCAGTTGCGATTTACTGGCTCCTACAAGTTCGGCAGCCTCAAGTTGGGCATGATGGCCGACCGCGCCACTCGGGAAGCCGTCGGTGGCAGCAAGTCTTCTCGTACCGCATGGTCAATCCCGGTCAGCTATGCCATCGGCAACGGCACCATCCTGGGCAGCGTCACCAAGGCTGGCGACCTGTCTGTCGGCCATGCTGGCCTCGCGGCCAGCACTGGCAACGATAGCGGCGCCAAGATGTACACCGTGGGCTACGACCAGGCCCTGTCCAAGCGCACCAACGTCGGCGTGTACTACAGCCGACTGGACAATGATGCGAACGGTGTCTATCAACCCTTCAATGCGGGCACTTCCTTCACCGGATCGAGTCTGGTCGCTGGCGAAACCGCTTCGACTTTTGCTTTGGGCGTAAAACACACCTTCTGA
- the glpK gene encoding glycerol kinase GlpK gives MPQYILALDQGTTSSRAILFDHGGHIRGCAQQEFRQIFPQPGWVEHDANEIWETQLAVARQVLRENQLSPAAIAAIGISNQRETTVLWDRVTGKPVANAIVWQDRRTAAACDALRQRGLADLVQAKTGLELDAYFSATKIQWLLAHVAGARERAERGELAFGTIDSWLAFKLTGAHVTDTSNASRTMLFNLHSLQWDDELLELLDIPRAILPTVVPANARIGHCHPDCFGAPVLLAGLAGDQQAATFGQACHHPGMAKNTYGTGCFMLMNTGHTAIRSQNRLLSTIGWTLEGRSGADTTYMLEGSVFMAGATIQWLRDCLQIIQHASEVEALAGSVADTGGVMLVPAFAGLGAPHWDPYARGTLVGMTRGTGRAHIARAALESIAYQTADVLQAMQADSALPLSELRVNGGAASNNLLMQFQADILGVQVVRPAVTETSALGAAYLAGLAVGFWSSPEELATHWSMERRFEPAMAAAESQLRLANWRRAVERSKAWQFDNSWWFLCPGSYSMCDDQITLLFVKYRRIPYLE, from the coding sequence ATGCCGCAATACATACTCGCGCTGGATCAGGGCACCACCAGTTCACGCGCCATCCTGTTCGATCATGGCGGGCACATCCGCGGCTGCGCCCAGCAAGAGTTCCGGCAGATATTCCCGCAGCCAGGCTGGGTCGAGCACGATGCCAATGAAATCTGGGAAACCCAGCTCGCGGTGGCACGCCAGGTTCTGCGCGAAAATCAGCTGTCGCCCGCCGCAATTGCCGCCATTGGCATCAGCAACCAGCGCGAAACCACCGTGCTCTGGGACCGCGTCACCGGCAAACCGGTCGCCAATGCCATCGTCTGGCAAGACCGGCGCACGGCCGCCGCCTGCGACGCGCTGCGGCAACGGGGCCTGGCCGATCTGGTGCAGGCCAAGACCGGCCTGGAGCTGGATGCCTATTTTTCCGCCACCAAGATTCAATGGCTGCTGGCGCATGTCGCAGGCGCCCGAGAGCGCGCAGAGCGCGGCGAACTCGCCTTCGGCACGATCGATTCCTGGCTCGCCTTCAAACTGACCGGCGCGCATGTCACCGACACCAGCAATGCCTCGCGCACCATGCTGTTCAACCTGCACAGCCTGCAGTGGGATGATGAACTGCTCGAGCTGCTGGATATTCCACGCGCCATCCTGCCGACCGTGGTCCCCGCCAATGCCAGGATCGGCCACTGCCACCCGGATTGCTTCGGCGCACCGGTGCTGCTGGCAGGCCTAGCCGGCGACCAGCAGGCAGCCACTTTCGGCCAGGCCTGCCACCACCCCGGCATGGCCAAAAATACTTACGGCACGGGCTGTTTCATGCTGATGAATACGGGACATACTGCCATCCGCTCGCAAAACCGCCTGTTGTCCACTATCGGCTGGACGCTCGAGGGGCGGTCGGGTGCCGACACCACCTACATGCTGGAAGGCAGTGTCTTCATGGCGGGTGCCACGATCCAGTGGCTACGAGATTGTTTGCAAATTATCCAGCACGCATCCGAGGTGGAAGCCCTGGCCGGGTCGGTGGCCGACACTGGCGGCGTCATGCTGGTGCCGGCATTCGCCGGCCTCGGCGCGCCGCATTGGGATCCCTATGCGCGCGGCACCCTGGTCGGCATGACCCGCGGTACCGGGCGCGCGCATATTGCGCGGGCGGCGCTGGAAAGCATCGCTTACCAGACTGCCGACGTACTGCAGGCCATGCAGGCCGATTCCGCGCTGCCCCTGAGTGAGTTGCGGGTCAATGGCGGAGCCGCCAGCAACAACCTTCTGATGCAATTCCAGGCCGACATTCTGGGCGTCCAGGTGGTGCGGCCAGCCGTGACCGAAACGTCGGCGCTCGGGGCGGCCTATCTGGCCGGTCTCGCGGTCGGCTTCTGGTCGTCACCGGAGGAATTGGCCACGCACTGGAGCATGGAACGGCGCTTCGAGCCCGCCATGGCTGCGGCGGAGAGCCAACTGCGACTGGCCAACTGGCGGCGCGCCGTCGAGCGATCCAAGGCGTGGCAATTTGACAATTCATGGTGGTTTTTATGCCCTGGATCATACTCAATGTGCGACGATCAGATTACTTTGTTATTTGTGAAATACCGACGTATTCCCTATCTTGAATGA
- a CDS encoding enoyl-CoA hydratase, with amino-acid sequence MEYANILVEVQGKVGLIRLNRPKALNALNDELMDELGIALQKFDADEAIGCIVLTGSEKAFAAGADIGAMAGYSYMDAYKGDYITRNWEQIRRIRKPVIAAVAGYALGGGCELAMMCDFIIAADSAKFGQPEIKLGTIPGAGGTQRLPRAVSKAKAMDLCLTARMMDAAEAERAGLVSRIVAADKLIDEAIAAATVIAGMSLPIVMMVKESINRAYESTLAEGVQFERRLFHSTFGTEDQKEGMRAFIEKRPPNFANK; translated from the coding sequence ATGGAGTACGCGAATATCCTCGTGGAAGTGCAGGGCAAGGTCGGCCTGATTCGCCTGAATCGCCCGAAAGCATTGAATGCGCTTAACGATGAGTTAATGGATGAGTTGGGCATCGCTTTACAAAAATTCGATGCTGATGAGGCGATTGGTTGCATCGTTTTGACCGGCAGCGAAAAGGCCTTCGCCGCTGGTGCCGACATCGGCGCCATGGCCGGCTACAGTTACATGGATGCCTACAAGGGCGATTACATCACCCGCAACTGGGAGCAGATTCGCCGCATCCGCAAGCCAGTGATCGCTGCGGTCGCAGGCTATGCCCTCGGCGGCGGCTGCGAGCTGGCCATGATGTGCGACTTCATTATCGCCGCCGACAGCGCCAAATTCGGCCAACCCGAAATCAAGTTGGGGACGATTCCCGGTGCCGGCGGTACTCAGCGCCTGCCGCGGGCTGTATCCAAGGCCAAGGCCATGGATTTGTGCCTGACGGCGCGCATGATGGATGCAGCCGAAGCCGAGCGTGCCGGCCTGGTATCGCGTATCGTTGCAGCGGATAAATTGATTGACGAGGCAATTGCAGCGGCGACTGTCATCGCCGGGATGTCGTTGCCAATCGTTATGATGGTCAAGGAATCGATCAACCGTGCCTATGAATCCACGCTGGCGGAGGGCGTGCAATTCGAGCGGCGCCTGTTCCACAGTACATTCGGCACCGAAGACCAGAAAGAGGGTATGCGCGCCTTTATCGAAAAGCGTCCCCCCAACTTTGCGAATAAGTAG
- a CDS encoding NAD(P)-dependent oxidoreductase — MKATTSPVRVAFLGIGLMGQPMASRLLRAGYPLTVWNRTPAKAMELEGLGANVADTPAAAASQADIVITMLGDGAAVAAVIDLAAAGLRTGMLVIDMSSTRQAEAQALHAKLQALGVAFIDAPVSGGVVGAEAGSLAIMAGGAEQDFARVEALLQVLGRPTLVGPAGCGQLAKLCNQLIVGGTLNIVAEALLLAQAGGADPVAVRAAIRGGFAESRILEVHGQRMLERNFLPGGQVKSQTKDLENVLVAAVAAGIRLPVTELVTERYRSILAALPLADQSAALLALERINPGVRVGTRPDQLP; from the coding sequence ATGAAGGCAACAACATCGCCGGTGCGCGTGGCGTTTCTGGGAATTGGCCTGATGGGCCAGCCGATGGCGTCGCGGCTGCTGCGGGCGGGATATCCGCTCACCGTATGGAACCGTACGCCAGCCAAGGCCATGGAACTGGAGGGGTTGGGTGCCAACGTCGCCGATACGCCAGCGGCAGCGGCCAGCCAGGCCGATATCGTCATCACCATGCTGGGGGACGGCGCGGCGGTGGCCGCAGTCATCGACCTGGCCGCGGCCGGCTTGCGCACCGGGATGCTGGTGATCGACATGAGTTCGACCCGGCAAGCCGAAGCGCAGGCGCTGCACGCCAAACTGCAGGCATTGGGCGTGGCCTTCATCGATGCGCCCGTTTCGGGTGGCGTGGTAGGCGCCGAAGCGGGCAGCCTGGCAATCATGGCGGGGGGCGCCGAGCAGGATTTCGCTCGGGTCGAGGCGTTGTTGCAGGTGCTGGGCCGGCCCACTCTGGTCGGGCCGGCGGGTTGCGGCCAGCTGGCCAAATTGTGCAACCAGCTGATCGTCGGCGGGACTCTCAACATCGTTGCCGAAGCCCTGCTGCTGGCACAGGCCGGTGGCGCCGATCCGGTGGCGGTGCGTGCGGCAATCCGTGGCGGTTTTGCCGAGAGCCGTATCCTGGAAGTGCATGGGCAACGCATGTTGGAGCGCAATTTCCTCCCGGGCGGCCAAGTCAAGAGCCAGACCAAGGACCTGGAAAACGTCCTGGTCGCGGCTGTTGCCGCCGGCATTCGTCTGCCGGTCACAGAACTGGTAACCGAGCGCTACCGCAGCATTCTTGCCGCGCTGCCGCTAGCCGACCAGTCGGCAGCACTGCTGGCACTGGAGCGCATCAATCCGGGCGTGCGGGTTGGCACCCGGCCGGACCAGTTGCCTTAA
- a CDS encoding acyloxyacyl hydrolase: MANYHQRYTQCALFALFVSLLAQHSLAHAASRYDLMPTGQIKVGRLGFQSKWQSQWLQSKESYLGGYWDAALSRDLSPVPQNLPGYSPTTQDLGLAAVLRYQRNDGSGFYAEAGTGPQYQSISYNLAGRPQGSRFALNTLAGVGFVWKNGVDLGFKAMHVTRGQGRDGNEAASMVGVGLQYRW; encoded by the coding sequence ATGGCTAATTATCATCAGCGCTACACGCAATGTGCACTTTTCGCGCTATTCGTTTCCCTGCTTGCCCAGCACAGCCTTGCGCATGCAGCCTCCCGCTATGACCTAATGCCAACCGGCCAGATCAAAGTCGGCCGACTCGGCTTTCAATCGAAGTGGCAATCCCAATGGTTGCAAAGCAAGGAGAGCTATCTGGGCGGCTACTGGGATGCCGCGCTATCCCGCGACTTATCGCCCGTCCCGCAAAACCTGCCCGGCTATTCCCCGACAACTCAGGATCTCGGATTAGCCGCGGTATTGCGCTATCAACGCAATGACGGCAGCGGATTTTATGCGGAAGCCGGAACCGGACCGCAATACCAGTCGATTTCCTACAACCTGGCTGGTCGCCCGCAAGGCAGCCGCTTCGCCCTCAACACCCTGGCGGGTGTGGGCTTCGTCTGGAAAAATGGCGTGGATCTCGGCTTCAAGGCCATGCATGTCACGCGCGGGCAAGGTCGGGATGGCAATGAAGCCGCGAGCATGGTCGGTGTCGGCTTGCAGTATCGCTGGTAG